One region of Mus musculus strain C57BL/6J chromosome 3, GRCm38.p6 C57BL/6J genomic DNA includes:
- the I830077J02Rik gene encoding transmembrane protein C1orf162 homolog — MGSTSSTPKSTICTFSTTAPVTSSTPYFFNPKKEHIILAFFAGVLLTLLIVALIFLIVKSCRKCHSSAQTQDPPSEPPTKLSSLSKESLTYASMTFKPPEENSNDLTRNHSSGLEPTIYSQIKVTDSDLPLP; from the exons ATGGGATCTACTTCCTCCACACCTAAATCCACAATCT GCACATTCTCCACGACAGCCCCAGTGACCAGCTCTACACCCTATTTCTTCAACCCCAA AAAGGAACACATCATCTTGGCCTTTTTTGCTGGGGTTCTGCTGACACTGCTCATTGTGGCCCTTATCTTCCTCATTGTCAAGAGCTGCAGAAAAT GTCACTCCAGTGCCCAGACCCAGGACCCTCCCTCAGAGCCTCCCACCAAA CTGTCGTCTTTATCAAAGGAGTCACTCACGTATGCCAGCATGACTTTCAAGCCCCCAGAAGAAaacagcaatgacttgactagaaACCACTCCTCAGGCTTGGAGCCCACTATCTATTCCCAGATTAAAGTGACAGACTCAGATCTGCCTCTCCCATGA
- the I830077J02Rik gene encoding transmembrane protein C1orf162 homolog isoform X2, translating into MTGVFLERKEHIILAFFAGVLLTLLIVALIFLIVKSCRKCHSSAQTQDPPSEPPTKLSSLSKESLTYASMTFKPPEENSNDLTRNHSSGLEPTIYSQIKVTDSDLPLP; encoded by the exons ATGACTGGAGTCTTTCTGGAAAG AAAGGAACACATCATCTTGGCCTTTTTTGCTGGGGTTCTGCTGACACTGCTCATTGTGGCCCTTATCTTCCTCATTGTCAAGAGCTGCAGAAAAT GTCACTCCAGTGCCCAGACCCAGGACCCTCCCTCAGAGCCTCCCACCAAA CTGTCGTCTTTATCAAAGGAGTCACTCACGTATGCCAGCATGACTTTCAAGCCCCCAGAAGAAaacagcaatgacttgactagaaACCACTCCTCAGGCTTGGAGCCCACTATCTATTCCCAGATTAAAGTGACAGACTCAGATCTGCCTCTCCCATGA